A genomic region of Ictalurus furcatus strain D&B chromosome 29, Billie_1.0, whole genome shotgun sequence contains the following coding sequences:
- the LOC128604244 gene encoding OCIA domain-containing protein 1-like codes for MAESSSEFTERTAETMPAALGAEYTPTEEERKVFKQCDEESFWYRSVPFSASAMALTHMLVTKGKLTSSPRFGSLPKVLFAGMCGYFAGKLSYMKTCRQKFYNLENSPIAEALRQRHRHHHRPPQFAGPQPELSEDEKPQFEVFQSESVSDSPPDLSYSDTTHSAPHRDLHTRALREEEEEGEEVKKKPILYEELRNKNRENYDITRNQKIDRDTPKKDVKKNKYGDTWDE; via the exons ATGGCTGAATCTTCGTCAGAATTCACGGAGCGCACCGCGGAAACGATGCCG gcAGCGTTAGGAGCAGAATACACCCCcacagaggaggagaggaaagtgTTCAAACAGTGCGATGAAGAGAGCTTCTGGTACAGAT CGGTGCCATTCTCCGCCAGTGCTATGGCCCTCACTCACATGCTCGTTACCAaag GGAAGCTGACGTCATCCCCGCGGTTCGGATCTCTGCCTAAAGTGCTGT ttgccGGTATGTGTGGCTACTTCGCAGGAAAGCTGTCCTATATGAAGACGTGTCGGCAGAAATTCTATAATTTGGAGAATTCACCAATTGCAGAAGCTCTTCGACAGAGACACCGACATCATCACCGTCCACCACa GTTCGCTGGTCCTCAGCCGGAGCTCAGTGAAGATGAGAAGCCTCAGTTTGAGGTGTTTCAGTCGGAGAGTGTCTCAGATTCTCCCCCTGACCTCAGCTACAGCGACACCACACACTCGGCTCCACACCGCGACCTTCACACACGCG CGCTgcgtgaggaggaggaggagggggaggaggtgAAGAAGAAACCCATCCTTTATGAGGAGCTGCGCAACAAGAACAGGGAGAACTACGACATCACCCGGAACCAGAAAATAGACAGAGACACGCCCAAGAAGGATG TGAAGAAGAACAAATACGGCGACACGTGGGACGAGTGA